The genomic segment CTATCGCTATTAATAGACCCAGCACTGATTGTATCGAAATTCGCAAAAAATTCATTCTGACATATCCCGCTTATTATGTGCGTCGCATATGCTTTCCTCATTTTTGCCACAGGTCGAACAGGCATAGGGTCGAAAAGATGAAGCAGCCGGATATGTGTTCGGTGCGGATTGCTTTGGCAATATACAAAAGACGATCGGACCCTCATTCTTCTCTCGCATTCCCCGTCCGCCTCCGCGTAAACGGATGCGTGGAAGGAGTCGGTATGAGCGCGTGGAAACCTGAGGGCTATTCTTCGGTCAGCCCCTATCTGATGTGCGCCGATCCCGAAGGGCTGATCGCCTTTCTGGTGGCGGTGTTTGGCGCGGGGCAGGTGCGGCGGTTTGACCGGCCGGACGGATCGCTGATGCATGCGGAGATGCGGATTGATGACAGCATCGTCATGGTCGGCGGCGGCGCGACGCAGCATCTTTCGTCGGAAGTGCACATCCACCTTTATGTGCCCGATGCCGCAGCGGTCTATGATCGCGCGCTGGCGCAGGGTGCGGAGGCTGTCCAGCCGCCCATTCGAAAATCAGCCGACGATGATCTGCGCGGCGGGTTCAAGGATCCTGCCGGGAATATATGGTGGGTGGCGACGCAGTAACGCCCCCTAATCCCCCGCATTATCCATCTTGCGCACCTCGACAGCGCCCTCGTCGAAATCGTCGAGCAGGCGCGCGTTGATGCCCATTTTGCCGAAGTCTTCGCCCAGCGTCGCCCAGTGCGTGCCGCAGCCGCAGGTCGGGCAATGGTGGATGCCGATCATCCGGTCGCCCCAGATATAGGCCTTGGTGTCGCCCGAAATGCTTACCTGTTCCGGCGGGTAATAGGCGGTGCGCCAGGCGGTGCGGCGACAGAGCGAGCAGTTACAATCCGCCACCCATGCCGGCGCGTGCGGCACCTTGATCTGTATGTTGCCGCAATGGCAGCTTCCCTGAACACTCATAGGGATATGCTATCGGCATATGGCCGGGTCCGCAAGAACGACAGAGGGCAGGCCCGCACAGACTGTTCATAAAACACCTCACTTTCCTGAACAAAAGCTGACAAGTCAATTCAGGAAACCGTCAAGACGAATCACTTATTCAGTAACTGTCAGCACGGGAAACAGCCCGTCGAGACACAGGAGAATGACGATGAATTTTGTAACCAAAAGC from the Sphingorhabdus lacus genome contains:
- a CDS encoding VOC family protein yields the protein MSAWKPEGYSSVSPYLMCADPEGLIAFLVAVFGAGQVRRFDRPDGSLMHAEMRIDDSIVMVGGGATQHLSSEVHIHLYVPDAAAVYDRALAQGAEAVQPPIRKSADDDLRGGFKDPAGNIWWVATQ
- a CDS encoding GFA family protein, coding for MSVQGSCHCGNIQIKVPHAPAWVADCNCSLCRRTAWRTAYYPPEQVSISGDTKAYIWGDRMIGIHHCPTCGCGTHWATLGEDFGKMGINARLLDDFDEGAVEVRKMDNAGD